The proteins below are encoded in one region of Flavobacterium sp. IMCC34852:
- a CDS encoding thymidylate synthase, producing MKQYHDLMRHVMENGCQKGDRTGTGTKSVFGYQMRFDLSEGFPMVTTKKLHLKSIIYELLWFLKGDTNIAYLKENGVKIWDEWADENGDLGPVYGHQWRNWNSEEIDQITELIDTLKKNPNSRRMLVSAWNPSVLPDTSKSFSENVANGKAALPPCHAFFQFYVADGKLSCQLYQRSADIFLGVPFNIASYALFTMMIAQVCDLQVGEFIHTFGDAHIYNNHFEQVELQLSREPRPLPKMILNPEVKNIFDFTFEDFTLVDYDPHPHIKGAVAI from the coding sequence ATGAAGCAATACCACGATTTAATGCGACACGTTATGGAAAACGGTTGCCAAAAAGGAGACAGAACCGGAACCGGAACCAAAAGTGTTTTTGGTTATCAAATGCGATTTGATTTAAGCGAAGGTTTCCCCATGGTGACTACCAAAAAGTTGCATTTAAAATCGATTATCTATGAATTGCTTTGGTTTTTAAAAGGCGATACTAATATTGCTTACCTCAAAGAAAACGGCGTCAAAATTTGGGACGAATGGGCCGATGAAAATGGCGATTTAGGTCCGGTATACGGTCACCAATGGCGCAATTGGAACAGTGAAGAGATCGACCAAATCACTGAGTTAATAGACACTTTAAAGAAAAACCCGAATAGCCGACGCATGTTGGTTTCCGCCTGGAATCCATCTGTTTTGCCCGATACTTCAAAATCTTTTTCAGAAAATGTAGCGAATGGGAAAGCGGCTTTACCACCGTGTCATGCATTCTTTCAGTTTTATGTGGCCGATGGGAAATTGTCTTGCCAACTGTACCAAAGAAGTGCCGATATTTTCTTGGGCGTTCCGTTCAATATTGCGTCTTATGCTTTGTTTACGATGATGATTGCTCAGGTATGTGACTTGCAAGTGGGTGAATTCATCCATACTTTTGGCGATGCCCACATTTACAACAACCATTTCGAACAAGTGGAATTACAGTTGTCACGCGAACCAAGACCACTACCAAAAATGATTTTAAATCCGGAAGTGAAAAATATTTTCGATTTTACTTTTGAAGATTTCACGTTAGTAGATTATGATCCGCATCCTCATATTAAAGGTGCTGTAGCGATTTAA
- a CDS encoding isoamylase early set domain-containing protein has product MAIKKQVIKTKPVVKVTFSIEAKEANTAAVVGDFNNWNPAEGELSKLKNGTFKATFDLPKDNSFEFKYLVDGSYVNDPEADSYAYNEFAGAENSVLAL; this is encoded by the coding sequence ATGGCTATCAAGAAACAAGTTATAAAAACAAAACCGGTTGTTAAAGTTACCTTTTCAATCGAGGCAAAAGAGGCTAATACTGCAGCAGTAGTAGGCGATTTCAATAATTGGAATCCGGCTGAAGGTGAATTATCTAAATTAAAAAACGGAACCTTCAAAGCAACTTTTGATTTACCAAAAGACAACTCTTTCGAGTTTAAATATTTAGTGGATGGTTCATATGTAAACGATCCTGAGGCAGACAGTTATGCGTATAACGAATTTGCCGGAGCAGAAAATAGTGTTTTAGCACTATAG
- a CDS encoding energy transducer TonB: protein MKIKLLYFFFFFTTILLSQNNQDKVIFLDSLGKETTAENYSYKRVIKDYYKEKSEYQWLEYYKSGGLKSEQKLSGKDGGYSIGEEIKYYENGNKKSSTFYEDKRQAGKYTEWFENGNLKQIGKFNPEKFNTNEYYLAETIWDENGVKMVENGNGLFDFHADKTHTKGEYKNGKKDGIWTMTSETYSYVDDYKEGDFINGYHIDKNGIKKEYQVLEKKPEPKKGLQHFYKFIGSNFKPTRDGVKNKVKGKIYLNFVVDKDGKISDIKIIRGLGYGLDEEAIRVLEEYPEWFPGEQRGVAVRCMYSLPIALDYSK from the coding sequence ATGAAAATAAAACTGCTTTATTTCTTTTTCTTTTTTACAACAATTCTTTTATCGCAAAACAACCAAGATAAAGTTATTTTTTTGGATTCTTTAGGCAAAGAGACAACTGCTGAAAATTATAGTTACAAAAGAGTCATAAAAGATTACTACAAAGAAAAATCTGAATACCAATGGTTAGAATATTACAAATCAGGCGGTCTTAAATCAGAGCAAAAGCTGAGCGGTAAAGATGGTGGATATTCCATAGGTGAAGAAATCAAATATTATGAAAATGGGAATAAGAAAAGTTCCACTTTTTATGAAGATAAAAGGCAAGCCGGAAAATATACGGAATGGTTTGAAAATGGTAATTTAAAGCAAATAGGAAAATTTAACCCTGAAAAGTTCAATACAAATGAGTATTATTTAGCCGAAACCATTTGGGATGAAAATGGAGTCAAAATGGTTGAAAACGGCAATGGTTTATTTGATTTTCATGCCGATAAGACTCACACAAAGGGCGAATATAAAAACGGAAAGAAAGATGGTATTTGGACAATGACGAGTGAAACATATTCCTATGTAGATGATTATAAAGAAGGTGATTTTATTAATGGCTATCACATCGACAAAAACGGCATTAAAAAAGAATATCAAGTTTTAGAAAAAAAGCCTGAACCTAAAAAAGGGTTACAACATTTTTATAAGTTTATTGGAAGTAATTTTAAGCCTACCCGTGATGGGGTTAAGAACAAAGTAAAAGGAAAGATTTACCTTAATTTTGTTGTGGATAAAGACGGAAAAATAAGTGACATTAAAATCATAAGAGGATTAGGCTATGGTTTAGATGAAGAAGCTATTAGAGTCCTTGAAGAATATCCTGAATGGTTTCCGGGAGAACAAAGAGGTGTAGCTGTAAGATGCATGTATTCATTACCAATAGCACTTGATTATAGTAAATAA